In a single window of the Sander lucioperca isolate FBNREF2018 chromosome 19, SLUC_FBN_1.2, whole genome shotgun sequence genome:
- the LOC116066008 gene encoding beta/gamma crystallin domain-containing protein 1-like isoform X4 produces MFTTYIKNLNDMVFSTSESPEEQQSTGVLGRIGSWLSPWRVKGPKSPTENAPPTSDQAVKSEGEEESEESVRLCAGEQWEEEKEQSSNPNPLCLPRDIFPCEEEDATQSAHRDGAVVSRTETAEGGPKKEEFVECRKKRVGQGKEREESSNGTSASGNLEKNASHLTHFSSSSEQGVVWDSEWAHTQLQAQRQAQAQTGRRLHVYLEETSVIHCGQNSCSGQEVVQTKVTKKNLKVLGKAKSSPGFDLNLSSTSAENKRTDVKRTYVRPAVEAQSYNSALVGVSLKSRKDSQSKPEPEEQTEADSMGRKNTARRKYRKNSQEDGADSSQEKVPPSAQPVPEGIPTSDNSVTSPQGKSPKTDMGESSVNSSSKHNPTPQASPEGAESKTSSSDTVQQLDNFQESNSVIAATLACVDGGTDMEDDDSLYKVERRTETPESKRRSMKVSQSEVKFFTKYVPLNPKQNPTGDTQELKAAFKNNEDEAKDKPKTEIDTRLHKLKKMNEEPKPVVGRLADKISLFERPAAKVSKQTFQTQRSADVSPVRKATERPKADFVSSDQRSNSAERYGMARSSSASPIREKPMTIKERARNFTEASKTEDMAGLPQTPAMKGMKAMCVAVAASKSPELDHQGRLDTKEQIQEAKSEITLKPDGQDTTAVGVKISISKEQPTSSKTNDTVASKTADQGTKPNSVETNVSSKGPGDSAELTNSISPQSKGPSRTGSRSKRRKSREPTSPISPNSEKKQDCFTNKPELTAIKQQQVDDTEEGASAAKQVSLPSKKAQGNTSDKQIPETKTKQKAFKKELEVLDIQKKQLDSSFKKENIDKPVSRQEGLPEPSVNKDEPDTAVHSSETKTPIDKDPGILPQKEEKAGGHCPLFTQRRDKASKDSRETAASSPSPAVERPTETSSMEQEPPVERSKLDKELSMQSESKSKAKVSEANNKDTGQTLQPQNKDIELTNQAESKDVDKLEKVEGEKTNQAERKSKEKPQQLLHSEKNTTKAEVSDSRQGISGTEGKADERKNAERKDETQLVKAITKPETNQAEQVSQSSEKNLTSDLSAQKQHVGNTKTTHPEKAAVCAVTQTNEAVCVSKSEKGSSKEEKATHGPPELQTKAAESPETETGPVVIAEEPQPHSVEKTDNSPDDSCAHGANDAQFSSSKSITKATTAAEKVTVKAAGGTPALITAQTDKMSEKELSVKESTPISVSKSASSKGAGQDDEKETDKSVPSEVKVSGDVMKLALQCEELRKTKSTSDKTPLKGSEIIAQSPSDSAAFSSTVNVVKKTAEKTFHSPIDELSPVANGDIFPHQQLHTVKKELVNNKPSQTPKAPTSPQANKPIPDSTQRSTMKKLHLPRGLSKDDSATRQDAPSSWLDVDFPKRRLKVPVPKLSSSGSESNLLDTSGELDDDDFVEKIKKLCSPFSLPPRKHNQLRQPQPPFAMPAIREDRFEKTFDPEEFKFGLRKKNQFTVDTTPGLLAKLQNKETKSGLKPARASLADRSMLLSSLDTHSRLRDKTPVKDEEDVKEEKDDQVKVKSRLEGSCVLSSLTSSILRGKRNGFQTQAEGTNSGDVSPSEAPQLSPPPLTHPPPPSPTAAAPLKDTLALSNREEAQAVVSDSGPPLPSFNDIKLPDYLEKYLPREPVKPVQSIQGQQQFKTKIRTAKGFHKRPGKMVLFEKAQFSGQAHEIYRDVADATSLQLSPLISVKVVRGCWVLYEKPDFQGRSIALEEGGIELTNVWAEPGLETEPQNNPSMLIGSIRLAVWDYSLPHIDLFTEPEGRGRVTPYHNDTIETGSFGIPLSTASIQVHSGVWLVFSDPGFQGMIAVLETGEYPFPETWGFPSPFVGSLRPLKMGGFKVENPNEVKAVVYEKPGLEGFCLEIDSDVFSFCESEAIAADGANFDSTKLNSVGSLKIIGGLWVGYSEPGFEGQQHILEEGEYLDCSDWGGSEQLLSLRPILADFMSSHLKMFSNIQFGELGVNIDLTVPVINMDDTGYGMKTQSVDVMGGVWVVFEEPGFCGECYILEKGLYGSPEDWGALQPRVASVMPVVLDDFENTAKFKVQLFSEPGFQGSVLPLEDSVASLQDGVSVASCKVLAGSWLAFEGQDFTGRMYVLEMGSYPDLSAMGCVNASCSILSLQTVGFEFSLPSITLFERCGLWGKRVVLTDGSVNLQLAGGCTRVQSVLVEGGMWVLYEGINYRGPQILLKPGEVPDWRKFSSWQKIGSLRPLLQKRVHFRLRNRQTGLMMSVTGDLDDVKLLRIQETEETDEFEQIWFYQNGHLHCKLLEECCLSPSGSVTIAGSRVGLTPEPDNQIHLWSITPEGFISYTPTSDLVLDIKGGHHYDKNQVILQTLDPSKLQQRWDVEII; encoded by the exons ATGTTCACAACCTACATAAAGAATCTGAATGATATGGTATTTTCTACG TCTGAGAGCCCTGAGGAGCAGCAGAGCACTGGGGTCTTGGGTCGTATCGGGAGCTGGCTTTCTCCATGGAGGGTAAAAGGTCCAAAGAGTCCCACTGAAAATGCCCCCCCAACCAGCGATCAGGCTGTTAAGtcagaaggagaggaggagagtgagGAGTCTGTGAGACTCTGCGCAGGGGAACAgtgggaggaggagaaggaacaGAGCTCCAATCCCAACCCACTCTGTCTCCCTAGAGACATTTTCCCCTGTGAAGAGGAGGACGCCACGCAGTCTGCCCACAGAGACGGCGCTGTTGTGAGCAGAACTGAGACAGCAGAAGGAGGTCCAAAGAAGGAGGAGTTTGTGGAGTGCAGGAAGAAGAGAGTTGGGCAGGgcaaggagagggaggagagcagTAACGGTACTTCAGCGAGCGGGAATCTTGAGAAGAATGCCAGTCATCTGACAcatttctcttcctcttctgaGCAGGGAGTGGTATGGGACTCTGAGTGGGCCCACACCCAACTTCAGGCCCAGAGACAAGCACAGGCCCAGACAGGCAGGAGGCTCCATGTGTACCTGGAGGAGACCAGTGTGATTCACTGCGGCCAAAACAGCTGTTCTGGACAGGAAGTTGTCCAAaccaaagtcacaaaaaagaacCTAAAGGTCCTCGGCAAAGCTAAGTCATCACCGGGTTTTGATTTGAACTTAAGTTCAACAAGTGCAGAGAACAAAAGGACAGATGTCAAAAGGACATATGTGAGGCCTGCTGTTGAGGCACAGAGTTATAACAGTGCCCTAgtgggagtgtcactgaaaTCACGCAAGGACTCGCAGTCAAAGCCTGAACCTGAAGAACAAACAGAGGCTGACAGCATGGGGCGTAAAAACACAGCCAGAAGGAAATACAGGAAGAACTCTCAGGAAGATGGAGCGGACAGCTCCCAGGAGAAAGTGCCTCCCAGTGCCCAACCTGTCCCAGAGGGAATCCCAACATCAGATAACTCAGTGACAAGTCCTCAGGGCAAAAGTCCAAAGACTGACATGGGAGAGTCATCTGTAAACTCCTCCTCCAAGCACAACCCCACCCCTCAGGCATCACCtgaaggagcagagagtaagACTTCCTCTTCCGATACAGTCCAGCAGTTGGACAATTTCCAGGAATCAAACTCAGTCATTGCAGCCACTTTGGCATGTGTTGATGGTGGCACAGACATGGAGGACGACGACAGTCTTTACAAAGTAGAAAGGAGGACAGAGACACCAGAGTCCAAACGCAGGAGTATGAAGGTTTCTCAAAGTGAGGTGAAGTTTTTTACAAAATATGTGCCTTTGAATCCAAAGCAAAATCCAACAGGAGACACACAGGAACTTAAGGCAGCGTTTAAGAATAACGAAGATGAAGCAAAGGATAAGCCCAAGACAGAGATTGATACCAG ACTACACAAGCTGAAGAAAATGAATGAGGAGCCTAAGCCAGTCGTTGGCCGCCTTGCGGATAAAATCAGCCTCTTTGAGCGCCCAGCAGCAAAGGTCAGCAAGCAGACCTTCCAAACCCAGAGGAGTGCTGATGTCTCTCCAGTCAGGAAAGCCACAGAGAGGCCGAAAGCAGATTTTGTGTCGTCAGACCAGAGATCAAATTCAGCTGAACGTTACGGCATGGCCAGGTCCAGCTCTGCGTCGCCCATCAGGGAGAAGCCGATGACGATCAAGGAGCGAGCGAGGAACTTCACAGAGGCATCTAAAACAGAGGACATGGCAGGGCTGCCTCAAACACCAGCTATGAAAGGAATGAAAGCTATGTGTGTTGCAGTTGCTGCATCAAAGTCACCAGAACTGGACCATCAGGGTAGACTGGATACTAAAGAGCAAATACAGGAAGCAAAGTCAGAGATAACATTAAAACCAGATGGACAAGATACTACCGCTGTAGGGGTAAAGATTTCCATATCTAAAGAACAACCAACGAGCTCCAAAACAAACGACACAGTGGCCTCGAAAACTGCAGATCAGGGTACAAAACCTAACAGTGTTGAAACTAATGTTTCATCTAAAGGGCCAGGTGATTCTGCAGAACTGACCAATAGCATTAGCCCACAGTCCAAAGGCCCAAGCAGAACAGGCTCCCGctctaaaagaagaaaaagtcgGGAACCAACCAGTCCCATCAGCCCaaatagtgaaaaaaaacaagattgcTTTACAAATAAGCCAGAGCTCACTGctataaaacaacaacaggTGGATGATACAGAGGAGGGTGCTTCTGCCGCCAAACAGGTCTCATTACCATCTAAAAAAGCCCAAGGAAATACATCAGACAAACAGATACCTGAAactaaaaccaaacaaaaagcaTTTAAGAAGGAATTGGAGGTGTTGGACATACAGAAGAAACAGTTAGATTCTTCATTTAAAAAGGAGAATATCGACAAACCGGTCAGCAGACAGGAGGGACTGCCTGAACCATCTGTCAACAAAGATGAACCTGATACTGCTGTTCATAGCAGCGAAACAAAGACGCCTATTGACAAAGATCCTGGTATTTTACCCCAAAAGGAGGAAAAGGCAGGGGGACACTGTCCCTTATTCACACAGAGGAGAGACAAGGCCTCCAAGGACAGCAGAGAAACGGcagcctcctccccctcccctgcGGTTGAACGACCTACTGAGACGTCTTCAATGGAGCAAGAGCCCCCTGTTGAACGTTCTAAATTAGATAAAGAATTGTCGATGCAATCTGAATCAAAAAGTAAAGCGAAAGTGAGTGAAGCGAATAATAAAGACACTGGGCAAACACTGCAACCCCAAAACAAGGACATAGAACTAACAAATCAGGCCGAGAGTAAAGATGTGGATAAATTAGAAAAGGTAGAGGGTGAAAAAACAAATCAGGCAGAGaggaaaagcaaagaaaaaccaCAGCAGCTCCTGCATTCAGAAAAAAATACCACAAAGGCCGAGGTTTCAGACAGCAGACAAGGTATCTCGGGGACAGAGGGTAAAGCCGATGAAAGAAAAAATGCTGAAAGAAAAGATGAGACACAGCTGGTCAAAGCCATAACAAAACCAGAAACAAACCAAGCCGAACAAGTCTCTCAGTCCTCAGAAAAAAACTTAACATCAGACCTTTCTGCTCAAAAACAACATGTTGGAAATACGAAGACAACACATCCCGAAAAGGCTGCTGTTTGTGCCGTCACCCAGACTaatgaggctgtgtgtgtgtctaagagTGAGAAAGGGTCATCAAAGGAAGAAAAAGCAACTCATGGGCCGCCTGAGTTGCAAACAAAGGCTGCAGAAAGCCCTGAAACCGAGACAGGGCCAGTAGTGATTGCAGAAGAACCACAGCCTCATTCTGTGGAAAAAACAGATAATTCACCAGATGACTCATGTGCACATGGAGCAAATGATGCTCAGTTCTCCAGCTCAAAGTCTATTACCAAAGCAACTACAGCAGCTGAGAAAGTCACTGTAAAAGCCGCTGGTGGCACTCCAGCATTGATAACTGCACAGACAGATAAAATGTCAGAGAAAGAATTATCTGTTAAAGAGTCTACTCCTATTTCTGTCTCTAAATCTGCAAGCAGTAAAGGAGCAGGGCAAGATGATGAGAAAGAAACTGACAAATCAGTGCCTTCGGAAGTCAAAGTCTCCGGAGATGTAATGAAACTAGCTTTGCAGTGTGAGGaattaagaaaaacaaagagCACAAGTGACAAAACTCCACTCAAGGGCTCGGAAATAATAGCACAGAGCCCCTCTGATAGTGCTGCCTTTAGCTCCACAGTTAATGTGGTCAAGAAGACAGCTGAGAAAACATTCCATTCACCAATAGATGAACTTTCACCTGTTGCTAATGGTGATATCTTCCCACATCAACAACTACACACAGTCAAAAAGGAACTGGTAAATAACAAGCCAAGTCAAACTCCAAAAGCACCCACTTCCCCACAGGCTAATAAGCCGATCCCAGACTCAACCCAGCGTTCAACCATGAAGAAACTCCATTTACCACGGGGACTAAGCAAAGACGATTCTGCAACACGACAAGACGCCCCCTCAAGCTGGCTGGATGTGGACTTTCCTAAACGGAGGCTTAAAGTCCCGGTGCCCAAACTGAGCTCTTCTGGAAGTGAGAGCAATCTTCTGGACACCTCTGGTGAACtagatgatgatgattttgtTGAGAAAATCAAGAAGCTTTGCTCCCCGTTCTCCCTCCCGCCACGTAAACACAACCAACTCCGGCAACCTCAGCCACCATTTGCCATGCCTGCCATCAGGGAGGACCGCTTTGAGAAGACGTTTGACCCCGAGGAGTTTAAGTTTGGCCTGAGAAAGAAAAATCAATTCACTGTAGACACAACCCCAGGCCTTTTGGCCAAGCTCCAGAACAAGGAGACAAAATCTGGCCTGAAGCCTGCCAGGGCTAGTTTGGCAGACAGGAGCATGCTGCTCAGTAGCCTGGACACTCACTCTCGCCTCAGGGACAAGACTCCTGTCAAAGATGAGGAAGATGTCAAGGAAGAGAAAGATGACCAGGTCAAGGTGAAGTCTCGCTTGGAGGGGAGCTGTGTCCTCAGCAGCCTCACCTCCTCCATCTTAAGAGGGAAGAGGAATGGATTTCAAACGCAGGCAGAGGGCACCAATTCTGGGGATGTGTCACCTAGTGAAGCCCCCCAGCTAAGCCCTCCACCTTTAACCCATCCACCCCCACCAAGCCCAACTGCCGCAGCTCCACTCAAAGACACACTGGCCCTGAGCAACAGAGAGGAAGCCCAGGCTGTGGTCAGTGACTCAGGCCCTCCACTTCCCTCCTTTAACGACATCAAGCTGCCGGACTATTTAGAGAAGTACCTCCCCCGAGAACCAGTGAAACCAGTGCAGAGCATACAAGGACAGCAGCAATTCAAAACTAAG ATAAGAACTGCCAAGGGATTTCACAAGCGCCCTGGAAAG ATGGTGTTGTTTGAGAAAGCTCAGTTCAGTGGCCAGGCGCATGAGATTTACAGGGATGTAGCAGATGCTACTTCTCTGCAGCTATCACCTCTCATATCTGTGAAGGTTGTTAGAGGATG CTGGGTGCTCTACGAGAAGCCTGACTTCCAGGGACGCTCCATCGCCTTGGAGGAGGGAGGCATTGAATTGACAAATGTGTGGGCAGAGCCTGGGCTGGAGACAGAACCACAGAACAACCCATCAATGCTGATTGGCTCAATTCGACTTGCTGTCTGG GATTACAGCCTCCCCCATATTGATCTGTTTACTGAACCGGAAGGCCGCGGCAGAGTAACGCCTTACCACAATGACACAATAGAGACGGGCTCGTTTGGCATCCCACTGAGCACTGCTTCCATCCAAGTTCACTCTGGGGT GTGGCTGGTGTTCAGTGACCCGGGGTTCCAGGGCATGATAGCTGTGCTGGAGACAGGAGAGTACCCTTTTCCTGAGACCTGGGGCTTCCCATCACCCTTTGTTGGATCTCTTCGACCACTTAAAATG GGTGGTTTCAAAGTGGAGAATCCCAATGAAGTCAAG GCTGTGGTGTATGAGAAGCCTGGCCTTGAGGGCTTTTGTTTGGAAATCGACAGTGACGTTTTCAGCTTTTGTGAAAGTGAAGCCATTGCTGCAGATGGAGCAAACTTTGACTCAACAAAACTGAACTCTGTGGGTTCTTTAAAGATCATCGGAGGACT CTGGGTGGGCTACAGCGAGCCTGGATTTGAGGGCCAGCAGCACATCCTGGAAGAAGGAGAGTACCTGGACTGCAGCGACTGGGGAGGTTCAGAGCAGCTCCTGTCACTGCGACCAATACTGGCT GATTTCATGTCTTCGCACCTCAAAATGTTCAGCAACATACAATTCGGTGAGCTGGGCGTCAACATTGACCTGACAGTGCCTGTGATTAACATGGATGACACAGGCTATGGCATGAAGACGCAGTCAGTTGATGTCATGGGTGGCGT cTGGGTTGTGTTTGAGGAGCCGGGCTTTTGTGGTGAGTGCTACATCCTGGAGAAAGGCCTGTATGGAAGCCCGGAGGACTGGGGGGCGCTACAGCCCAGAGTTGCCTCAGTAATGCCTGTCGTGCTG GATGATTTTGAGAACACAGCCAAGTTTAAG GTGCAGCTTTTCTCTGAACCAGGTTTTCAAGGCTCTGTCCTCCCTCTGGAGGACAGTGTGGCATCCCTGCAGGACGGCGTCTCTGTTGCCTCGTGCAAGGTTCTGGCTGGAAG cTGGCTGGCATTTGAGGGCCAGGACTTCACTGGAAGGATGTATGTGTTAGAAATGGGGAGCTACCCAGACCTGAGCGCAATGGGATGTGTTAATGCGAGCTGCTCCATCCTGTCACTACAGACTGTTGGCttt GAGTTTTCACTGCCATCCATCACTCTGTTTGAGCGGTGTGGTCTGTGGGGGAAGAGGGTGGTTCTGACAGATGGATCAGTCAACCTCCAGCTGGCTGGAGGCTGCACCAGAGTCCAGTCTGTGCTAGTTGAAGGAGGCAT GTGGGTATTATATGAGGGAATCAACTATCGGGGTCCTCAGATTTTGCTGAAACCTGGTGAGGTGCCTGATTGGCGCAAGTTCAGCAGCTGGCAGAAAATTGGATCCCTCCGCCCTCTTTTACAG AAGCGAGTGCACTTCCGTTTAAGGAACAGACAAACGGGGCTCATGATGTCAGTGACCGGCGATTTGGATGATGTCAAACTGCTGCGGATCCAAGAAACAGAAGAGACTGATGAATTTGAGCAGATCTGGTTCTACCAGAATGGACATCTCCACTGCAAG ctgctggaggagtGCTGCCTGAGTCCCAGTGGTAGTGTGACAATTGCAGGAAGCCGCGTGGGTCTCACTCCAGAGCCTGACAACCAAATCCACTTGTGGAGCATCACCCCTGAGGGCTTTATCTCCTACACCCCCACCTCTGATCTGGTCCTGGACATCAAAG GGGGCCATCACTATGACAAAAACCAAGTGATTCTACAAACACTTGATCCAAGTAAACTACAACAAAGGTGGGATGTGGAGATTATATGA